Proteins from one Cicer arietinum cultivar CDC Frontier isolate Library 1 chromosome 3, Cicar.CDCFrontier_v2.0, whole genome shotgun sequence genomic window:
- the LOC101511526 gene encoding CLIP-associated protein isoform X2 yields MEEALELARAKDTKERMAGVERLYQLLEASRKSLTSSEVTSLVDSCIDLLKDNNFRVSQGALQSLASAAVLSGEHFKLHFNALLPAVVDRLGDAKQPVRDAARRLLLTLMEVSSPTIIVERAGSSAWAHKSWRVREEFTRTVTSAINLFSATELPLQRAILPPVLQLLSDPNLAVREAAILCIEEMYTQAGPQFRDELHRHNLPSSLVKDINARLEGIQPKVRSSDGIPSGYITGEIKPLGVNPKKSSPRAKSSSREASLFGEGDVTEKPIEPIKVYSDKELIREIEKIASTLVPEKDWSIRIGAMQRIEGLVLGGAADYPCFRGLLKQLGGPLSTQLSDRRSSIVKQACHLLCFLSKDLLGDFEAYAEMFIPVLFKLVVITVLVIAESADNCIKTMLRNCKVARVLPRIADCAKNDRNAVLRARCCEYALLVLEHWPDAPEIHRSADLYEDMIKCCVSDAMSEVRSTARMCYRMFAKTWPERSRRLFSSFDPVIQRLINEEDGGIHRRHASPSIRDRGASMSLPSQASVSSNPPGYGTSAIVAMDRSSSLSSGTSVSSGVLLSQAKSHGKGTERSLESVLHASKQKVTAIESMLRGLALSDKHNPSSLRSSSLDLEVDPPSSRDPPYPAAVSASNHMTSSLSTEPIAYGVYKGSNRNGGLGLSDIITQIQASKDSAKSSYHSNVEIESLSSLSSYSTRRPSERLQERSSADDISDIKEARRFMNHNNDKQYLDAPYRDGNYRESHNSYVPNFQRPLLRKNVAGRTSAGRRRSFDDNQLSLGEMSSYADGPASLHEALSEGLSSGSDWSARVAAFNYLHSLLQQGPKGTLEVVQNFEKVMKLFFQHLDDPHHKVAQAALSTLADIVPTCRKPFEGYMERILPHVFSRLIDPKEVVRQPCSTTLEVVSKNYSIDSLLPALLRSLDEQRSPKAKLAVIEFAISSFNKHAMNAEGAANIGILKLWLAKLTPLVHDKNTKLKEAAITCIISVYTHFDSIAVLNFILSLSVEEQNSLRRALKQYTPRIEVDLINYLQNKRERQRSKSSYDPSDVVGTSSEDGYVGFSRKAHYLGRYSVGSLDSDGGRKWSSQDSTLLKASLGPAASVETEDHNQNLETDSNVDSLGSKLKDLACSVNSMGQNFGSQSSQLAHMDSSMNFEGLSTPQLDVNGLISLERLNVGENYAHDKEHPSELELNHHSTEADKINSMTDTGPSIPQILHMICNANDGSPVSSKQTALQQLVEASTTNDHSVWTKYFNQILTVVLEVLDDSDSSVREFALTLIVEMLKNQKDALENSVEIVIEKLLQVTKDIIPKVSNEAEHCLTIVLSQYDPLRCLSVIVPLLVTEDEKTLVTCINCLTKLVGRLSQEELMAQLPSFLPALFEAFGNQSADVRKTVVFCLVDIYIMLGKAFLPYLQGLNSTQLKLVTIYANRISQARTGKAIDAIHD; encoded by the exons ATGGAGGAAGCGTTGGAACTTGCACGCGCCAAAGACACTAAAGAAAGGATGGCCGGTGTAGAGCGTCTTTACCAACTTCTAGAAGCTTCTAGAAAAAGCCTTACATCTTCCGAAGTTACTTCGCTCGTCGATTCCTGCATCGATCTCTTGAAGGATAATAACTTCCGTGTTTCTCAGGGCGCACTTCAGTCTCTCGCCTCCGCCGCTGTTCTCTCCGGTGAACACTTTAAGCTACACTTTAACGCTCTTCTTCCCGCCGTCGTTGATCGACTTGGTGATGCTAAACAGCCTGTCCGTGATGCCGCACGCCGACTCCTTCTCACACTCATGGAG gtttctTCTCCTACAATAATTGTTGAAAGAGCAGGATCTTCTGCTTGGGCACACAAGAGCTGGAGAGTCAGAGAGGAGTTTACGCGAACTGTGACATCTGCAATTAATCTATTTTCAGCTACTGAACTTCCACTTCAACGGGCTATCCTTCCTCCT GTTTTGCAGTTGCTGAGTGACCCAAATCTTGCTGTTAGGGAGGCGGCTATTTTGTGCATTGAG GAGATGTATACACAAGCTGGGCCTCAGTTTCGCGATGAACTTCACCGCCACAATCTTCCTTCATCATTG GTGAAAGATATTAATGCCAGGCTAGAGGGGATTCAACCAAAAGTTCGCTCTTCAGATGGTATTCCAAGTGGTTATATTACTGGGGAAATTAAGCCTTTGGGTGTTAATCCCAAGAAAAGTAGTCCAAGGGCCAAAAGTTCTTCAAGAGAGGCCTCTCTTTTTGGAG AAGGTGATGTCACCGAGAAACCCATAGAACCTATCAAGGTATACTCAGATAAGGAGTTAATCAGGGAAATTGAGAAGATTGCATCTACCCTTGTGCCTGAAAAAGACTGGTCCATTCGTATTGGTGCTATGCAGAGAATTGAAGGTCTTGTTCTAGGAG GTGCTGCTGATTATCCTTGTTTTCGTGGGCTTCTGAAGCAACTTGGTGGACCTTTAAGTACACAATTGTCAGACAGAAGATCTAGCATTGTAAAGCAG GCTTGTCATTTACTGTGCTTTTTGTCAAAGGATCTCTTGGGTGATTTTGAAGCATATGCTGAAATGTTTATACCA GTCCTTTTCAAGCTGGTTGTGATTACTGTGCTTGTAATTGCAGAGTCTGCAGATAACTGCATAAAAACG ATGCTGCGTAACTGCAAAGTTGCTCGTGTGCTTCCCCGTATAGCTGATTGTGCTAAAAATGATCGCAATGCAGTTCTTCGTGCAAG GTGTTGTGAATATGCTCTTTTGGTCCTAGAACATTGGCCGGATGCACCTGAAATACATCGTTCAGCTGATTTATACGAGGATATGATAAAGTGTTGTGTTTCGGATGCTATGAGTGAG GTACGATCTACTGCAAGGATGTGCTACAGAATGTTTGCAAAAACTTGGCCAGAGCGTTCTCGTCGTCTATTTTCATCCTTTGACCCTGTTATTCAACGG TTAATAAATGAAGAGGATGGAGGAATACACAGGCGACATGCTTCGCCTTCCATTCGTGATAGAGGTGCATCGATGTCATTACCCAGTCAAGCATCTGTTTCTTCTAATCCACCTGGTTATGGAACATCTGCAATTGTTGCAATGGATAGAAGTTCAAGTTTATCATCAGGGACATCTGTGTCCTCTGGTGTACTTCTTTCACAGGCAAAGTCACATGGTAAGGGTACAGAACGAAGTTTGGAAAGTGTGTTGCATGCAAGCAAACAGAAGGTCACTGCTATTGAAAGCATGCTTAGAGGCTTGGCTTTGTCTGATAAGCATAATCCATCTTCTCTCCGATCATCAAGTTTGGATCTAG AAGTTGACCCTCCATCATCTCGTGATCCCCCATACCCCGCTGCTGTATCTGCATCAAATCATATGACAAGCTCTTTATCAACAGAACCTATTGCTTATGGTGTCTATAAAGGTAGTAACCGAAATGGTGGTCTTGGTTTGTCCGACATAATCACTCAAATTCAAGCTTCCAAAGATTCTGCCAAGTCATCATATCATAGTAATGTTGAAATTGAGTCTTTATCATCACTATCCTCATATTCAACTAGAAGGCCTTCTGAAAGATTACAAGAAAGAAGTTCTGCTGATGACATTAGTGACATTAAGGAGGCTAGGCGATTTATGAACCACAACAATGACAAGCAGTATTTGGATGCCCCTTATAGAGATGGAAACTATAGAGAATCACATAATAGTTATGTGCCAAATTTTCAGAGGCCACTGCTAAGAAAGAATGTAGCTGGACGTACGTCTGCTGGCAGGAGGaggagttttgatgataaccaGTTATCTCTTGGAGAAATGTCAAGTTATGCTGATGGACCAGCATCTCTTCATGAAGCTTTGAGTGAAGGACTTAGTTCAGGTTCTGATTGGTCTGCTAGGGTTGCAGCATTTAACTATCTTCACTCGTTGTTGCAGCAAGGTCCAAAGGGAACTCTGGAAGTTGTTCAGAATTTTGAGAAGGTAATGAAGTTGTTTTTCCAGCACTTGGATGATCCTCACCATAAAGTTGCGCAGGCTGCTCTTTCAACACTAGCAGATATTGTTCCAACATGTCGAAAGCCTTTCGAGGGTTACATGGAAAGAATATTACCACATGTGTTTTCTCGGTTAATTGACCCTAAAGAGGTTGTTAGGCAGCCATGTTCAACAACATTGGAAGTTGTTAGCAAAAATTACAGTATAGATTCTCTCTTACCTGCACTGTTACGTTCACTAGATGAACAAAGGTCTCCAAAGGCCAAATTGGCCGTGATTGAATTCGCAATCAGTTCCTTTAACAAACATGCAATGAATGCAGAAGGTGCTGCTAATATTGGCATACTGAAATTGTGGCTTGCTAAGTTAACCCCTTTGGTTCATGACAAAAATACAAAGCTTAAAGAAGCAGCTATTACTTGCATTATATCAGTGTACACTCACTTTGATTCAATTGCAGTTCTTAATTTCATTCTTAGTTTGTCAGTTGAAGAACAAAATTCTTTGAGACGAGCCCTTAAACAGTACACCCCTCGCATTGAAGTAGACCTAATAAACTATCTGCAGAACAAGAGAGAACGACAGCGTTCTAAGTCTTCCTATGATCCATCTGATGTTGTAGGAACATCATCAGAAGATGGGTATGTTGGTTTCTCTAGGAAAGCTCATTACCTTGGAAGATATTCGGTTGGTTCCCTAGATAGCGACGGTGGCAGGAAGTGGAGCTCCCAGGATTCAACTCTTTTGAAAGCCAGTCTGGGTCCAGCGGCTTCTGTTGAAACCGAGGATCATAATCAGAATCTTGAGACTGATTCCAATGTCGACAGTCTTGGTTCAAAACTCAAAGATCTTGCATGTTCAGTCAATTCAATGGGTCAAAATTTTGGCTCTCAGTCTAGCCAACTTGCACATATGGACAGTAGCATGAATTTCGAGGGTCTTTCAACTCCTCAACTAGATGTTAATGGTCTGATATCATTAGAGCGTTTAAATGTTGGTGAAAACTATGCACATGACAAAGAACATCCTTCTGAATTGGAACTTAATCATCACTCAACTGAAGCTGACAAGATTAACTCCATGACAGACACTGGGCCTAGCATTCCTCAAATTCTTCATATG ATATGCAATGCTAATGATGGAAGCCCTGTTTCAAGTAAACAGACTGCACTTCAACAGTTAGTTGAAGCTTCTACAACAAATGACCATTCTGTTTGGACCAAG TACTTCAATCAGATTTTGACAGTTGTGCTTGAGGTGCTGGATGATTCGGATTCCTCAGTCAGAGAGTTTGCTCTTACATTGATAGTTGAAATGCTCAAAAACCAG AAAGATGCCCTGGAGAATTCAGTTGAGATTGTAATTGAGAAGCTGCTTCAAGTTACAAAAGATATCATTCCTAAG GTTTCAAATGAAGCAGAGCACTGCCTGACCATTGTTTTATCTCAGTATGATCCACTCAGATGTTTAAGT GTTATTGTCCCTCTACTGGTTACTGAGGATGAGAAAACGCTTGTCACTTGCATTAATTGCTTAACAAAG CTTGTGGGCAGGCTCTCTCAGGAGGAACTGATGGCTCAGTTACCGTCTTTTCTGCCTGCTCTTTTTGAAGCTTTTGGAAACCAGAGTGCAGATGTTCGCAAG ACTGTTGTTTTCTGTCTGGTGGACATTTATATCATGCTTGGGAAAGCATTCTTGCCGTATTTGCAAGGTCTTAACAGCACACAGTTGAAGCTGGTCACCATTTATGCGAATCGAATCTCACAAGCGAGGACAGGGAAAGCAATTGATGCCATTCATGATTAG
- the LOC101511526 gene encoding CLIP-associated protein isoform X1 has protein sequence MEEALELARAKDTKERMAGVERLYQLLEASRKSLTSSEVTSLVDSCIDLLKDNNFRVSQGALQSLASAAVLSGEHFKLHFNALLPAVVDRLGDAKQPVRDAARRLLLTLMEVSSPTIIVERAGSSAWAHKSWRVREEFTRTVTSAINLFSATELPLQRAILPPVLQLLSDPNLAVREAAILCIEEMYTQAGPQFRDELHRHNLPSSLVKDINARLEGIQPKVRSSDGIPSGYITGEIKPLGVNPKKSSPRAKSSSREASLFGAEGDVTEKPIEPIKVYSDKELIREIEKIASTLVPEKDWSIRIGAMQRIEGLVLGGAADYPCFRGLLKQLGGPLSTQLSDRRSSIVKQACHLLCFLSKDLLGDFEAYAEMFIPVLFKLVVITVLVIAESADNCIKTMLRNCKVARVLPRIADCAKNDRNAVLRARCCEYALLVLEHWPDAPEIHRSADLYEDMIKCCVSDAMSEVRSTARMCYRMFAKTWPERSRRLFSSFDPVIQRLINEEDGGIHRRHASPSIRDRGASMSLPSQASVSSNPPGYGTSAIVAMDRSSSLSSGTSVSSGVLLSQAKSHGKGTERSLESVLHASKQKVTAIESMLRGLALSDKHNPSSLRSSSLDLEVDPPSSRDPPYPAAVSASNHMTSSLSTEPIAYGVYKGSNRNGGLGLSDIITQIQASKDSAKSSYHSNVEIESLSSLSSYSTRRPSERLQERSSADDISDIKEARRFMNHNNDKQYLDAPYRDGNYRESHNSYVPNFQRPLLRKNVAGRTSAGRRRSFDDNQLSLGEMSSYADGPASLHEALSEGLSSGSDWSARVAAFNYLHSLLQQGPKGTLEVVQNFEKVMKLFFQHLDDPHHKVAQAALSTLADIVPTCRKPFEGYMERILPHVFSRLIDPKEVVRQPCSTTLEVVSKNYSIDSLLPALLRSLDEQRSPKAKLAVIEFAISSFNKHAMNAEGAANIGILKLWLAKLTPLVHDKNTKLKEAAITCIISVYTHFDSIAVLNFILSLSVEEQNSLRRALKQYTPRIEVDLINYLQNKRERQRSKSSYDPSDVVGTSSEDGYVGFSRKAHYLGRYSVGSLDSDGGRKWSSQDSTLLKASLGPAASVETEDHNQNLETDSNVDSLGSKLKDLACSVNSMGQNFGSQSSQLAHMDSSMNFEGLSTPQLDVNGLISLERLNVGENYAHDKEHPSELELNHHSTEADKINSMTDTGPSIPQILHMICNANDGSPVSSKQTALQQLVEASTTNDHSVWTKYFNQILTVVLEVLDDSDSSVREFALTLIVEMLKNQKDALENSVEIVIEKLLQVTKDIIPKVSNEAEHCLTIVLSQYDPLRCLSVIVPLLVTEDEKTLVTCINCLTKLVGRLSQEELMAQLPSFLPALFEAFGNQSADVRKTVVFCLVDIYIMLGKAFLPYLQGLNSTQLKLVTIYANRISQARTGKAIDAIHD, from the exons ATGGAGGAAGCGTTGGAACTTGCACGCGCCAAAGACACTAAAGAAAGGATGGCCGGTGTAGAGCGTCTTTACCAACTTCTAGAAGCTTCTAGAAAAAGCCTTACATCTTCCGAAGTTACTTCGCTCGTCGATTCCTGCATCGATCTCTTGAAGGATAATAACTTCCGTGTTTCTCAGGGCGCACTTCAGTCTCTCGCCTCCGCCGCTGTTCTCTCCGGTGAACACTTTAAGCTACACTTTAACGCTCTTCTTCCCGCCGTCGTTGATCGACTTGGTGATGCTAAACAGCCTGTCCGTGATGCCGCACGCCGACTCCTTCTCACACTCATGGAG gtttctTCTCCTACAATAATTGTTGAAAGAGCAGGATCTTCTGCTTGGGCACACAAGAGCTGGAGAGTCAGAGAGGAGTTTACGCGAACTGTGACATCTGCAATTAATCTATTTTCAGCTACTGAACTTCCACTTCAACGGGCTATCCTTCCTCCT GTTTTGCAGTTGCTGAGTGACCCAAATCTTGCTGTTAGGGAGGCGGCTATTTTGTGCATTGAG GAGATGTATACACAAGCTGGGCCTCAGTTTCGCGATGAACTTCACCGCCACAATCTTCCTTCATCATTG GTGAAAGATATTAATGCCAGGCTAGAGGGGATTCAACCAAAAGTTCGCTCTTCAGATGGTATTCCAAGTGGTTATATTACTGGGGAAATTAAGCCTTTGGGTGTTAATCCCAAGAAAAGTAGTCCAAGGGCCAAAAGTTCTTCAAGAGAGGCCTCTCTTTTTGGAG CAGAAGGTGATGTCACCGAGAAACCCATAGAACCTATCAAGGTATACTCAGATAAGGAGTTAATCAGGGAAATTGAGAAGATTGCATCTACCCTTGTGCCTGAAAAAGACTGGTCCATTCGTATTGGTGCTATGCAGAGAATTGAAGGTCTTGTTCTAGGAG GTGCTGCTGATTATCCTTGTTTTCGTGGGCTTCTGAAGCAACTTGGTGGACCTTTAAGTACACAATTGTCAGACAGAAGATCTAGCATTGTAAAGCAG GCTTGTCATTTACTGTGCTTTTTGTCAAAGGATCTCTTGGGTGATTTTGAAGCATATGCTGAAATGTTTATACCA GTCCTTTTCAAGCTGGTTGTGATTACTGTGCTTGTAATTGCAGAGTCTGCAGATAACTGCATAAAAACG ATGCTGCGTAACTGCAAAGTTGCTCGTGTGCTTCCCCGTATAGCTGATTGTGCTAAAAATGATCGCAATGCAGTTCTTCGTGCAAG GTGTTGTGAATATGCTCTTTTGGTCCTAGAACATTGGCCGGATGCACCTGAAATACATCGTTCAGCTGATTTATACGAGGATATGATAAAGTGTTGTGTTTCGGATGCTATGAGTGAG GTACGATCTACTGCAAGGATGTGCTACAGAATGTTTGCAAAAACTTGGCCAGAGCGTTCTCGTCGTCTATTTTCATCCTTTGACCCTGTTATTCAACGG TTAATAAATGAAGAGGATGGAGGAATACACAGGCGACATGCTTCGCCTTCCATTCGTGATAGAGGTGCATCGATGTCATTACCCAGTCAAGCATCTGTTTCTTCTAATCCACCTGGTTATGGAACATCTGCAATTGTTGCAATGGATAGAAGTTCAAGTTTATCATCAGGGACATCTGTGTCCTCTGGTGTACTTCTTTCACAGGCAAAGTCACATGGTAAGGGTACAGAACGAAGTTTGGAAAGTGTGTTGCATGCAAGCAAACAGAAGGTCACTGCTATTGAAAGCATGCTTAGAGGCTTGGCTTTGTCTGATAAGCATAATCCATCTTCTCTCCGATCATCAAGTTTGGATCTAG AAGTTGACCCTCCATCATCTCGTGATCCCCCATACCCCGCTGCTGTATCTGCATCAAATCATATGACAAGCTCTTTATCAACAGAACCTATTGCTTATGGTGTCTATAAAGGTAGTAACCGAAATGGTGGTCTTGGTTTGTCCGACATAATCACTCAAATTCAAGCTTCCAAAGATTCTGCCAAGTCATCATATCATAGTAATGTTGAAATTGAGTCTTTATCATCACTATCCTCATATTCAACTAGAAGGCCTTCTGAAAGATTACAAGAAAGAAGTTCTGCTGATGACATTAGTGACATTAAGGAGGCTAGGCGATTTATGAACCACAACAATGACAAGCAGTATTTGGATGCCCCTTATAGAGATGGAAACTATAGAGAATCACATAATAGTTATGTGCCAAATTTTCAGAGGCCACTGCTAAGAAAGAATGTAGCTGGACGTACGTCTGCTGGCAGGAGGaggagttttgatgataaccaGTTATCTCTTGGAGAAATGTCAAGTTATGCTGATGGACCAGCATCTCTTCATGAAGCTTTGAGTGAAGGACTTAGTTCAGGTTCTGATTGGTCTGCTAGGGTTGCAGCATTTAACTATCTTCACTCGTTGTTGCAGCAAGGTCCAAAGGGAACTCTGGAAGTTGTTCAGAATTTTGAGAAGGTAATGAAGTTGTTTTTCCAGCACTTGGATGATCCTCACCATAAAGTTGCGCAGGCTGCTCTTTCAACACTAGCAGATATTGTTCCAACATGTCGAAAGCCTTTCGAGGGTTACATGGAAAGAATATTACCACATGTGTTTTCTCGGTTAATTGACCCTAAAGAGGTTGTTAGGCAGCCATGTTCAACAACATTGGAAGTTGTTAGCAAAAATTACAGTATAGATTCTCTCTTACCTGCACTGTTACGTTCACTAGATGAACAAAGGTCTCCAAAGGCCAAATTGGCCGTGATTGAATTCGCAATCAGTTCCTTTAACAAACATGCAATGAATGCAGAAGGTGCTGCTAATATTGGCATACTGAAATTGTGGCTTGCTAAGTTAACCCCTTTGGTTCATGACAAAAATACAAAGCTTAAAGAAGCAGCTATTACTTGCATTATATCAGTGTACACTCACTTTGATTCAATTGCAGTTCTTAATTTCATTCTTAGTTTGTCAGTTGAAGAACAAAATTCTTTGAGACGAGCCCTTAAACAGTACACCCCTCGCATTGAAGTAGACCTAATAAACTATCTGCAGAACAAGAGAGAACGACAGCGTTCTAAGTCTTCCTATGATCCATCTGATGTTGTAGGAACATCATCAGAAGATGGGTATGTTGGTTTCTCTAGGAAAGCTCATTACCTTGGAAGATATTCGGTTGGTTCCCTAGATAGCGACGGTGGCAGGAAGTGGAGCTCCCAGGATTCAACTCTTTTGAAAGCCAGTCTGGGTCCAGCGGCTTCTGTTGAAACCGAGGATCATAATCAGAATCTTGAGACTGATTCCAATGTCGACAGTCTTGGTTCAAAACTCAAAGATCTTGCATGTTCAGTCAATTCAATGGGTCAAAATTTTGGCTCTCAGTCTAGCCAACTTGCACATATGGACAGTAGCATGAATTTCGAGGGTCTTTCAACTCCTCAACTAGATGTTAATGGTCTGATATCATTAGAGCGTTTAAATGTTGGTGAAAACTATGCACATGACAAAGAACATCCTTCTGAATTGGAACTTAATCATCACTCAACTGAAGCTGACAAGATTAACTCCATGACAGACACTGGGCCTAGCATTCCTCAAATTCTTCATATG ATATGCAATGCTAATGATGGAAGCCCTGTTTCAAGTAAACAGACTGCACTTCAACAGTTAGTTGAAGCTTCTACAACAAATGACCATTCTGTTTGGACCAAG TACTTCAATCAGATTTTGACAGTTGTGCTTGAGGTGCTGGATGATTCGGATTCCTCAGTCAGAGAGTTTGCTCTTACATTGATAGTTGAAATGCTCAAAAACCAG AAAGATGCCCTGGAGAATTCAGTTGAGATTGTAATTGAGAAGCTGCTTCAAGTTACAAAAGATATCATTCCTAAG GTTTCAAATGAAGCAGAGCACTGCCTGACCATTGTTTTATCTCAGTATGATCCACTCAGATGTTTAAGT GTTATTGTCCCTCTACTGGTTACTGAGGATGAGAAAACGCTTGTCACTTGCATTAATTGCTTAACAAAG CTTGTGGGCAGGCTCTCTCAGGAGGAACTGATGGCTCAGTTACCGTCTTTTCTGCCTGCTCTTTTTGAAGCTTTTGGAAACCAGAGTGCAGATGTTCGCAAG ACTGTTGTTTTCTGTCTGGTGGACATTTATATCATGCTTGGGAAAGCATTCTTGCCGTATTTGCAAGGTCTTAACAGCACACAGTTGAAGCTGGTCACCATTTATGCGAATCGAATCTCACAAGCGAGGACAGGGAAAGCAATTGATGCCATTCATGATTAG
- the LOC101512060 gene encoding two-component response regulator 24-like, whose translation MASPQNFGSKLTALVVDDNMINRKIHQKMLNNFGVKTHGVENGKEAVDIHWYGQKFDLILMDMDMPIMNGIEATKKLRAMGICSTIIGVSSRSMEAEILKFMEAGLDDYQEKPLDNSKLNSILDKVKHNFISK comes from the exons atggCATCACCTCAAAACTTTGGATCCAAGTTAACAGCACTTGTTGTGGATGACAATATGATCAACCGAAAGATTCATCAAAAGATGTTGAATAATTTTGGAGTGAAAACTCATGGTGTGGAAAATGGAAAAGAAGCTGTCGACATTCATTGGTATGGCCAAAAATTTGACCTAATTCTTATGGATATGGATATGCCTATCATGAATGGCATTGAG GCAACAAAGAAACTTCGTGCAATGGGAATTTGTAGCACTATTATTGGTGTGTCATCACGCTCTATGGAAGctgaaatattgaaatttatggAAGCAGGACTAGATGACTATCAAGAGAAACCTTTAGACAATTCAAAGCTTAATTCCATTCTTGATAAGGTcaaacacaatttcatttcCAAGTGA